The nucleotide window TCTCACATTGATCAAGCTTTGTATGCTTTATGGCTGGGTCTATTTGTGGCAACATAAGCGCCCGCGTCGAACATGCCTCAAATCCTTCATATTATTCCCTCGTTTTACCCTTCAGAATATTATGGTGGTCCGGCCGAATCCGCATATCATCTCTGCACGGCCTTAGCAAAACAGGGCTATAAAATTCACGTACTAACCACAAACGCGGATGGCCCAGAACGAATTGTTTCGGCTAGCGACGCTTCTGCCGACAGAGGGCTAGATGCAATTTCAGTGCACTATTGCAAACGAATTGGTCGGGGCGATTTTTCCATTGAGCAGTTGATACGTCTGCCCGCTGCCATACTACACGCCGATTTGGTCCATGTGCATGCTGTTTTCACGCCCGTTGTTCTCGTCGCGTTATTTTTTTCGCGATGTTTTGGCAAGCCGGTTGTCTGGACCCCTAGAGGGGCCCTTATGGCATGGGGGCGTAAAAAAAAGCGCATTCTAAAACAGCTGTGGATCGCCGTCGTGTTTGCGCTGGTTCAAGCCAAACGCAGCGTAGTCCATGCGACTTCGGACGATGAAGGATCGATGCTTTTGCAGGAACACAAGGGTGTGCAAGTGAGTGTTGTTCCCAACGGTGTCGACTTGCCGTCTTTACGGATGCGTTGGGATTCAAGGTCCAAAAAACGAATAGCTTTTTTAGGTCGGTTGGATCCCATCAAAGGTCTTGAGAATTTGCTCGAAGCGTGCCATTTGCTGCTGGAAAGCTCGTCCGCAAAGACTTGGCAGCTTGATATTTATGGAGGCGGTCCCGAGGCCTACCAGCTCAAGCTAGCAAGCCAATTGGGACAGCTTGGATTGAGCAATGCCGTGACTCTTAGAGGCCCAGTTGCGCGATCCGAGAAGAGTGCGGTGTTTTCTGAAATGGACTTATTTGTACTTCCTTCGGTCAGCGAGAATGTCGGATTGGTTGTGGTTGAGGCGTTGGCGCATGGTGTGCCTGTCATTGCCAGCAAGGGTAGCCCTTGGAAAATCTTGGAAGAAAAACGCTGCGGTTGGTGGACCGACAACACCCCTGCGTCCTTAGCGAATGCCATCGCGGCTGCACTCAATGAAGACTTGCCGGAATGGGGCGATCGAGGCCGAACGCTCGTCGAGCAGGACTTTAGCTGGGACAGCGTAGCTACCAAGTTAGCAGAGATTTACCAGCGTTTGCTTGCTAACTAGCCATTTCTTTGTCGGATTTTGGGCTTTCCTGAGCGGAATGGTTGCGATACGGTGCAGCACCCATAGACGACTTCCGTGACTCCTATGAATGAAACCTACCTTCAGAATCTCGAAGAACGAGAAAACTTTTTTGCACGTACTCCCTTTCGCAAGCTGATTGGCTCTCCTGGTAAAATGGCCAAAAGCCTGCTTATTGAACGCGTGCTTCAAGCAACGAGCCGAACGCATCCTTTTACAGCCGAAACCTTTTGGGGTGACCAAATGACGGTACTGCTTCCGGAAGCCGTTTCCGTCTCGATTCATCGCTATGGTTTTTTCGAATCAGATCTATCGAGGATGGTTGTTGGCTACCTCAAACCTGGCATGGTGTTCTTTGATGTGGGTGCCCATTTTGGTTATTACACCCTCTTAGCATCGCGTTTGGTTGGACCGCAGGGTCAAGTACATGCTTTTGAGCCTACTCCAAGCACTCGGTCCGTCTTGAAGAGAAATGCGGACGACAAAGCGAATGTTAGCTTATGTGCAGAGGCCGCCTGGGACAAAGAGGGAGTTCTTCAGTTACAAGACTATGGCACGCGCTATTTGGCGTTTAACACGCTTGGAGCCTCACGCTTACCCAATAACATACGAAGGAAAATTGACGTTAAAGAGATAAGCGTAAGCACGGTAACCCTTGACAATTATGCGAAGACATCCGGAGTTGTGCCCGACCTTGTTAAAATAGACGCCGAAAACTCAGAGCTTCAGGTGCTTGCGGGAATGAAAGCGTTGTTGGAAACGCGAAAGACAGCTATCGCTGTTGAAATGGGTGATTTCAACGATTCAGCCGATGCTTCAAGCCGTAAATTGTCAATCTTCTTACGGAAGCCGGCTATCAGCCATACGAGATGAAAAGCCATAACCTATCACCTCACGAAGCAAAAGAACGTTATCCCTTTTTGAATCTTCTTTTCTTGCCAAAATAAGCGCTAACGCAGAAGAGCCCTTGGGTGACGCAGAATTCTTAGCGCAATGCGCGGACTAAAGGATGCGCTAATACCGTATGCTTTGAGAACAAAAAAGGCCAAGAGATACCGTTGTACAGCACGCGAAAGCGTCACAGCTATCGCAATACCAACACCTTGCCAAAGGCTAGAAAACAATAAACCAAGCGCGACGAGAATAGCGGTCGCGAGCAGCGAGGTATTAAGTAAAAGCCGTTGTTTGTTGGTAAGCAATAGGAGCTGATCCGCGGCTCCTGTCCAAATACTCGCCGCATGGCCAATCGCCAAAATGATAAGAATCGAAGCCCCGGCACTGTAATACTCTCCCGCTAGAAGGGTTAGAAACCACGGAGCGCCTATACAGAGCAGGCCCAAAATTGCAAACGAGGGCAAACCAGCAATTGTTGCGCCTTTACGAAGCATGGCCTCACATTCTTTTGGTTTTTCATCAGGATGATAGTCGGCAAAAAATGGCCCTACGATAATTCCAAAAACCATGAGGGGCATCGTTGCCAAGGACGCTACCCTCGATGCAGCCCCGTAAAGGGCAACCTCTGATTCGCTTGCCATAAAACCAAGCACCCATAGGTCAATTTGGCTAATCGCCGTCACGGTAAAACTATTCATCAAGACCGGCCACGAATCGACTACGCCGCGTTTACACAACGCATAGAAAGGCAGATCGAGTGCACTCCTCCAGGAAGGCGCACCTGCATATCAACAAAGGAAAAAACAACTCCCAGCGCGGTGCTCCACAACAGCGTATCTGTCACAAACTTCAACTCATACTTCACTCCCATCGCGGCAGCGACCGCAAGTACGCCAACAAACAAGACACGCGAGAGCTGCGTGTAGAGCGCCATCCGTCCAAACTCTTTGTACCCTCGAAAGATACCCGGAGTAAGCATCTCTAACGCCATCGCAAGCATTAAAGCGATGATAGTCGGCGCTTGATCGTGGAGAAACTCAACGCCTGTCTTATCTGCCAAAAAACCGTTGACCGTGAGGAACACCATGCCTACAAGAAAACACATGGCAACCACTGTTACCGTGGTGCTGCGAATAACACGCTTGGCGTCTCCGTGTTCGCCACGGGCCACGTGTTCCGAAATATACCGCACAATCATCTGATTGATGCCAAAGGAGCCGAAAGCTGCTCCAAGCGAAGCAGTACTTCGAACGATGAAGAAAGCACCCAGTTCAGCAGGCGGAAGCAAGCGACCGAGAAGCGCAATCTGAGCGAAGCCAAACGCGACGCCTGAAACCGTGTTCAGCGAAACGAAAGCGCCGCCTCGGAAGAAGCGTGAGTTCAAAATTTTCCCAAACAGTTTCATGGTCAAAAACTACTTCAAAACGTCTAGGCAGTAGCATTTTGCGGACAAAGGTTTAACTAATTAGTGTATTTCTTTAGCCTATATGATGTACCCCCCTATCTCGACCACCACACTTTTAGGCTAAAAAGGAAGCTCTTAGACATGAACTTTTCGACGCCAATTTTACGTTTGGGCAAAAACACCGTAAGGAAGCTCGTTGAAAAGACGGGCTATCGATTGTCCCCTCTGCGCACGGATCCTGAGCGATATTTTCTTGGCTTTAGCAAACTTGATATCGCTCACGTTATCGATGTTGGAGCGAATAGAGGACAGTTTGTTCAGCTTGCAAAGCGTTGGTTTCCGCAAGCACACTTTATGTGTTTCGGAGCCTTTGCCTGAACTTTACAAGCAGCTAAAAACGTTTTGCGACCTAAATTATCCTGGCAGCGTCGAGTGCCATAACCTTGCTGTTGGACAAAACAACGAAGAGCTACAGATGCAACAACATACTGTTTTTTCCCGTCCTCGTCGCTTTTAAAAACCACTTCGCTCACCCATGAATTATGGCCCCAAACCATGAAGCAAAAGACCATCACCGTCTCATGCGTAACTTTGGATAGTTTCTTTGAAGGCAAGCAACTCGCGAAGCCATATATGGTTAAATTTGATGTCCAAGGATATGAACTCATGGCCATCAAGGGTGGCTCGGAGCTTTTGTCTGGGGCTGAACTCTGTCTTGTTGAAGTTAGTGTTGCCCCACTCTACGAGGGCCAAGCCACCTTCAGCGAAATCGTCATCGAACTTGAACGCGTTGGACTTCTCTATTCCGGCAATGTTTCTCAGCAGTTTACTCCAGATGGACGAATCGCCTACTTTGATGCTCTCTTTGCACGGAACTACCCCACGCGTTCACAAAGCATTGATTAAGCAACTGACTAATTTTGGTTCTGCTTTTCGTAAGCCACAACGTCGTCTACGATCTGCCGAATTGAACGAGTTGACTTCCAGTTGACCGCCGCATTGATCTTGGCGATGTCTGGGACACGCCGCCGCATGTCTTCAAAGCCTGGTGCGTAAGCCTGATCGTAGGGAACACGAACAATGCCCGCTTTGCTACCTGTGGCTTCTAAAACAACCGCAGCAAGCTGATTGATCGTAATTTCGTGGTTGCTACCAACGTTAAAAATTTCTCCTGATGTTTTTTCCGGAGCCTCGAGAATACGCATCAACGCGTCTACCGTATCGTAAACATGGCAAAAACAACGGCTTTGCTCGCCATCCCCATAAACTGTTATGTCCGAGCCCTGCAGGGCCTGCCTAACGAAACGCGGAACAACCATGCCGTAGGTCCCAATTTGTCCGGGGCCCACGGTGTTGAAAAGACGCAACACCGTGACAGGTAGTTGATGCTCGTTGTACGCAGCTAGTCCCAAAATTCGTCTAGAAGCTTACTCGCCGCATACGACCATCGACTACGCGACGAAGAACCAAGTAAAAGGTCGTCGTCCTCACTAAAAGGAACTTTGACGCCCTTTCCATACACTTCACTTGTGCTTGCGATCAGCGTGCGAGCTCGATAACGTCTTGCTGCATCGAGAACCAAATGCGTTCCAAGCACGTTGGTCTCAATGGTCTCGGTGGGCTTTTCCACGACAAGCTTCACGCCAACAGCCGCGGCAAGATGAACGATGGCGTCACTTTCGGCGGCTAGACGATCGAGCACCAAGGTGTTGGTCAAATCGTCAATAGCGAAACGAAAATTTGGCTTTCCAACGAACTCTTCTATGTTTTTAAACGCACCGGTGCTCATGTTGTCGAGCACACTTACTTGGTGTCCTTTATCGAGAAGCGCCCGAGTAAGGTGCCTGCCAATGAATCCAGCTCCACCAGTCACTAATACACGCATGCTTCTATATCCTTCTTTTTTTCCATTCGTCTATAAATTCCCAGTCAGCTATCAGTCCTTTTCGAATAAGCAACGTGAGCAACGTACCAAACATGCGCTCCCATTTTGCATCCTCAAGTACCGCACTGACATCGGCCCCTTGCGCCTGCGCAAGTAACGCATCGACCAAATCGGTTGCTGTAAGTGAGTGTTTGCTAACCGTGCCCTCGTTCTGCGTACCTTTTGCAGCCGGTAGTTTGAGCGTGGTTCCGTCCAGCAATGTTAAGGTTACCATGTTTGGAACTGATGCTCCGGTTTTACTGGTTTTTTGAGCCGGTTTTACCGCAGATAGCTCTGGTTTCGATTGGCGGGGAGGAATGGTCCAACCGCGCGAGAGCACGACCTCAGTCTTTGCTGGTGGCGGCACGCTCTCGGTGACCACGGCACGCTCCGGCTCAGGGCTTCGGCCAAAATAGTACACGGAAATGCGCGTCGAATTTCGGAGCGTGGTGCTACCATCAACCGAAATTCGCCGCTGTGCTCTGATCGTAAGGCCGACAGCGCTTCCTCGTCGGTTGGATCTTGCATGGCCACATACAAAACCTGCCTGCCATCACGCGCCGTGCGATCGTATACCGGAATAAGCGTGTATCTCTCGGCGGTTTCAGCTTTGACGTGATTGAGCAGCTCGCGTGTGAATTCGACGTGGTACAAAGAAACCCACGGAACGCTGAAAAGCTTGGATATCGTCTGGGCAAACTGCAACTCCGTAATAAGACCTTTATCGACGCAAATCCGCGAGACTAAGGTTGCGTGCTTCCGCTTCCTCAAGAATCGCTTTCAGGTCGCGTTTGTTAATAAGGCCTGCCTTTTGAAGTGCATCCCCTATGCTTTTTTGATCAATCACGTTACCCAGCCAAGTGAGGCTCTAACCTATGAAGCTCTCGGCAAAGCGTCAAGGACTTGGATGGTTCTTCAACCGAATGGATAATTACTGGGGTTTCCAAAACGCCTCAGAGCACGCACTTGCGTTTTGTATAGCCTTGGGCCCCCTGCTTTTCGCCGGAGCATTTCTCAAAAGCAGCATGGCCATCGCTGCAATAGTGGTTCTCGGGCTCTCACTTTTTCATATCCACAACAAACTGCCGGCCCGGTACTCGGTGTCGGCCAAGATACTTGCGCTCTCAATGGGGCTTGCTGTTTTGGCGACCGGACTGCAGATTCTTCCGCTACCATGCAATTGGTGGCTACCTTGGGGTGAGGCAAGCGTTCACGCTCAACGGTTCGCTTCCGAGATCAGCACGAAGAGCTCACCGCGCTTTTGCGTCTGGAATCTGAGTCCAGGCAACGGCAAAATTGAATTTATAAAGATAGTTATACTTTTTTGTGTATTCGTAAGTTACGCTTTTTTTTCAACAAGGGAGCAGCAACGCAAGCTTTACACGATCGTCGCTCTAAGTGTAACGGCGATGAGCATCATTGCGCTAGGGCACGCTCTGTTCGGTATCACGAGAGTCTTCGGGCTCTACCAGCCCCAGTTTGCACTACCGCGCCTGCCTGCTCCACTGCTTAACGACAACCATCTCGGGGGTACATGGCACTCGGCGCCCCTTTCATGCTCGCGCTCGCGGGCAAATCAAAAGGCAGCGGAATGCGGCGGGCATTCTGGTTCGGATGTTATGCGCTGTGTGCAATAACGGCGTTGTTAACCTTGTCGAGGGGAGGCGTTACCGCTTTCGTTTTTGGATCACTAATCTTTTTGCTGCTCCGACTACTCAACAATTCAAAACAAAGTAATCGAACGCGCGCTATCCGGCTTTTTTCCGGACTATCATTGAGCTTAGTGTTGGTTTGGCTTGGGGTATTTCAGTGGCTACCTGCGCGTTTTGTTGGTGATACCACAGCAAAACTCAAACTCTCATGGCAGGGCATGGCCGTTACTTGGGAGCACCCTTTTTTCGGGGCGGGACGCGGAGCTTTTTCCGACGCCTTCGTTAGACATTTCGGTGTATATAAGCGCTTTTCCTATCCAGAGTCCCTACCGATTCAGTGGGCAAGTGAGTGGGGGCTGCCGCTTGCAACCCTATTGCTGGTGTCTGTTTCTTTCGTACTTCTCTCGGTTCTAATTCAAAGCCGGTCATCCACACGGCAAGCAGCAACCGCGGGCCTGCTAAGTCTCGGCATTCACAACATTGTGGACTTCAGTTTCGAGTTACTTGGAATTTCGTTGGTCGTCGTGGCGCTGCTAGGCAACCTCGCGACCAACCCTCACCATCAAAGAGTGCAGAATTTTTCCATAAACACCACCAAGCGCCTTGGTTTTTTACTAAGCACCGTTGGGCTAGTTGCTGCTCTCGCCTTACTTGTTTATGGGAAACGCTGGGATCGACAGAATCTTCAGGACCAGTTGCTCAATGCATATGACGCGCCGCTGACTGATTTTGAGGACAAACTAGGACCCGTACTTTTGCAGTACCCTGCAGAGCCTGCCTTCTACGTAATCGCGGGAGCCAAAGACCTTCGCGACAACGGCCCAGATGCTTTTCGCCTCCTGAATCGCGCGATGGTACTGGCGCCAGGTTGGCCCATCCCGCATTTGCTAGTGGCCCAGTGGCTTTACGAGCATCACTTTGTCCATCAAGCGTTATTGGAGATCCGAGAAACGGCCAGTCGTCATCCGTCCATGACCTATTCTTTGATTTGTCGGATCGCGAAGGAAACTGCCGATGTGAACGCCATCTTGAAAGCAAGCCCTCAGACAGCGTTTCGGGTTGATTTTTTGGACCAGGCAGCGGGCTGTTTGCCGCCAACTGAACAAGCGCTGCTCGATGAAAAGATTCTTGAGCGCTACCCGGAACATCCGGCTGCCCTTCTTCGAAAGGCGCACCGGCTCGTTTACGCTGTGAACCAGGATGTACCCGCTGCAGTTCGCATTTTAGACAAGCTCAACCAAACGAACCCCAGTTATGAACCCGCTTGGATCGCGCATGTTGAGCTACTTAATCATGTGAAACAGCCGAAACAGGCCTTGGCGGTTGCCGAGAAGGCGAAATACCGCATCATCGATCGAGCTAGACTGCTGCGGGCTAAGGCGAACTCGTATGGCGAATTAGGTGATTTTGAAGCGATGCGCTCTGTTTTTTTCGATCTTGCGAGGTATCTCGCTTGATGCAACGGAAAAACTTGCGGATAATTGGTATTTTGAGGGCCAACTCGAGGAAAAGCTTGGCAATTTCGGGCATGCGCTGGCTGCTTTTGAGAAAGCGCAACGAATTTCGCCTCAAAGGCACTACTTAGAGAGCATCGCGCGGATTTCAAAGACCCTCGGGGATCACCGTCGAGCCTACCGAGCAGAACACGATTTGCAGCATCCATAGCTCGTCTAAATATGCCTTCTGATTTGCCTTAATCGCTACAATGGCGTAGGCACCTAGCCTCCCAACCGAGTGGAGCTTTGGGTTGTTTGTGTAGGTATAAAAATGGATTCTTTTGAGTCAACCATGCGGTTTAAGGATGATGAAGCGATCGATGCTTGGAAACTATTTCAACGTCTGTTCGCTCAGAAGTGGACCATTATCGGAGTCGCGCTCGCTGTAAGCACCGCTGTAACGCTATGGACGCTAAAACAGCCAAAAATATACCAAGGCACATGCGTCATCGAGTACGATCCGAACCCGCCGCGCCCCTTGGGTAGCGAAATCGAGGATGTGGCAAATCCCGCCGTGAGTTTTTGGCAAACCCAGGAATGGTACTCCACCCAGAACAAAATTATCGAGAGCCGTGCCATCTCCGAGAACGTTGTTAAAGAGCTGGGGCTCGATAAAAACGCAAAGTTTAACAATGTGCCTCAACCTAAACGCTCAAGCTTTAAGGGCGTTAGCGTAGATGAGGCCGCACAGAAACTACAAACTCGACTTGAAGTCGAACAGGTAGCCGAAACCAGGCTTGTTGAGGTGAGAGTTGAGGACCAGGATCCCAAGCGCGCAGCATTGCTCGCTAACACGGTAGCGAATGCCTACATTGATAAAACAATGCAGGACCGCATGGGTTCGACCATCAGTGCGCTTGAGTGGTTGAGTAAACAGCTTGATAAGCAAAAGCAGGAACTTGAAGAGGCCGAAAACGCTCTGCACGATTTTAAGCGCACAAACGACGTGCTTTCTCTATCGCTTGAAGACCGGCAAAACATCGTCGCGAATGACATCGAAAAATTCAGCGAAGCCCTCGCCGAAACACGCACCAAACGGATCGAACTTGCGGCACACCTTTCTCAACTCAAGGCTGCTTATAACGAAGACCCTCTAGAGGTAGATATCGCAAGCTTCACCGAGCACCCGGTCATTTCTGAGCTTCGCAACTCGTATCGTGAGAAACAAAGCGAGAAAGACTCGCTTGCTGTACGCTACGGTATATCTCACCCTAAAATGAAAAGCCTTGATGAGGAATTGTTGAGCATACGCAAGCAAATGCAGCATGAAATCAAGGGGCTTATTCGTAGCGTTGAGTCTCAGCTGCGCGAGGTCCAACAAACGGAAACAGGGCTGAGGGTTGCTGCAAAAGAGACTCACGAGGCCGGCCTTCAACTCAACAAACAGGGCATCCAGTACAACGCGCTAAAAAGGCAAGAGGAAAACCAAAGCAAGCTTTACAGCATCTTACTGGAACGAACGACGCAGACCGATTTAACGCGCATGCTGCATGTTACGCATGTACGGGTGGTGGACCGAGCGCTGCCGCCCAAATCGGCAGTCAAGCCACGGCTACTTCTCAACATCGCCATAGGGGTGTTGCTTGGTCTTTTGCTCGGGTTTGGTGCGGCCTTGCTATTGGTACGCTTGGACAGCACTCTACGTAGCCCAGAGGATGTTGAAAACCTCGGAGCAACCTTGCTTGGTGTTTTGCCGAAAATAAACGAAGGCAAAGACAAGGCGCCCAATGTATCGGACGGGAAACTCAGAGAAGCAGGCCCCGATTCGCCAAATCGGGATATCATTGTGCATGCTGACCCGATGAGTGCTGCTGCCGAATGCGTGCGCACTATTCGCACAAACCTAACTTTTATGGCCACCGATAACCCTTTCCATACCCTGGCTGTAACCAGCTCCGGACCATTGGAAGGTAAAACCACCGTCGCGACAAACCTTGCTATTGCCCTGGCGCAAACCGGTAAAAAGGTGCTGCTTGTTGACACCGACCTGAGGCGTCCTCGCATTCACAAGTCTTTCAAAGTGACCGCCGAGCTCGGCGTGACATCCGTGCTTGTGCGTGAAGTTCCATTGAAAGCGGCCATCCAATCAACCCAAATTCCAAATCTTGAGCTACTGCCGTGTGGGCCCATCCCCCCCAACCCTTCGGAGTTGTTGGGAGCAGGCGAGTTTGCGCATCTGCTTGCTGAATTGCGCAGCGAATACGACCGCGTTATTTTTGATAGTCCGCCTTTGGGAGCAGTCACTGACGCTGCGGTGATCGCGCCGCAGGTTGATGGAACCATCGTTGTTGTCCGCTCCAACAAAACCGGTCGAGAAGGGGCACGCGCTGCATTGCGTCGCCTGCGAGATGTTGAAGCCAAGGTGATAGGTGTTGTACTTAACGCCGTGGATTTGAATAACAAGAGCCATGGTTATGGCGGCTACTACTACTACAACTATGAATACCGAACCTCTCATGCGCCAGCGTCAAAAAATAGCAATGCGGCTTAATCGACCGCTTATCTTATGTGTTCTCTCGGTTCTCGCGAGCGTAGGATGCGAAGACTCCTCAAAGCGCTCAGGGACTACCGTGGCAGACAGGTCTGTGGGTGTCGGCTCACAGGATGCATTGTTAAGTTCTGGTGATATTTTTGAAGTACGCGTTTACGGCGAAAAAGAACTATCGGGCGAGTACCGCGTTGGACCGGATGGAACAATTGATTTCCCTTTTGTCGGTCATATTCAGGTTGCTGGATTTGCGCCATCGCAAATATCTGAAAGCATTGCCGCTAAACTGCGCGAAGGCGACTACTTGAAATCTCCTCAAGTTTCGGTCTTCGTTAAAGAATACACATCCAAACGTATAAGCGTCATGGGCGCGGTGAATAAAGATGGGACATTCCCCATCACCTCGGGCACAACCGTTGTTCAAGCCATCAGCTTAGCGGGCGGGTTTACTCCTTTGGCAAGCCGAAACGACGTCGTAGTAACGCGGCAAAGTGGCGGTGTACTTAAACGCTATAAAGTCGAAGTCGAATCCATCACCGAAGGCACTGAAGAAGATTTTCCGCTGCAAGCAGGTGATATCATTTACGTGCCCGAACGTGTTTTCTAAGAACAAGGAGCCATGCGTTGTCTTTTGAAGTGCGCAGCGACCAACCTAGCCCTCACTCCTTGGCGCACCGCCTTGCGCGCTTGTGCTGGTCCATTATTAACCAAACGGCATTTCGTCTTATTCCTAAGCCGTTTCATGGCTTGCGTCGAGCATTGCTTTGTTTATTCGGAGCAAAAATTGCCAAAGGAGCGTACGTTCACAGTAGCGTGATCGTGTGGGCTCCATGGAATCTGCACATGGCCAAAGGCAGCTGTTTGGGGCCTCGGGTCAATTGCTACAACGTTGACACGATCATACTCGATGAGTACGTGACCGTCTCACAAGGCGCTCATCTTTGCGCGGCTAGTCACGATTTCACGATACCCGAGTTTCCTCTCATCACGGCGCCTATTCATTTATGCAAGGGGGTTTGGATTGCAACAGAAGCCTTCATTGCCATGGGGATCACTGTTGGCGAAAATGCGGTAATAGGTGCACGTTCGGTGGTGATTCACGACATGCCACCAGGCATGGTCTGCGCTGGGCATCCATGCAAGCCTATTAAAGAACGACTGGCAAAGCTGAAGGCACGGTAGCACTATGCTATTGTTGAGCAACGCATGACTCATGGTTTTCGCAAAGCAAAAGTCGCCATCGTCTCTTCGGTTGGAGGGCATCTCACCGACGTGTTAAGTGTACTTCCCGCCTTTTCGGACGTGGAGCGCCTATGGATACTTCAAGACGAGTCACCCCTGCTTCCAGATAGCGAACGTGCTTTTGTCGTGGCCCATGCAGAACGAGATTTACGTGTTTTGTATAATTTTTTTGAATTCTTAGTCCTCTTTTCTCGGGAAAAACCGGACGTGGTTGTTTCACCAGGAGCGGGAATTGCGGTTCCAGCCGCTGTCATTGCAAGGCTGTTCGGAATTCCAGTTATCTATTTGGAGTGTTCGTGCTCGGTAGTGCAACTCAGCCTCACCGGAAGAATTATGCGATTTTTGACCTCGCGTTTTTTTGTGCAATGGCGCGGATTGGCTAGCAAGACCAAAGGGGCGCGGTACATTGGGGGCGTGTTTTGATTGTCGTCGTAACCGGTACGGGGCCTGCTTTTGATCGTCTTGCCGATGAGATAGCGCGGCTTAGCGCTTCGGATGAAAGCTTTTGGATGCAATTTGGGCAGGCAGAGCCTCGAGTGGGCGTAAACGGCGCAAAGTTTTTAGCCCGCGAGGAGCTCTTGATAAAAATGAAGCAAGCAGACGCGGTCATCAGTCATGGTGGCTGCGGATCCCTGCTTGATGCGATTTCGGCAGGGCACTGCCCTATTGTCGTGCCTCGCTTGGCTCGTTTTGGAGAAATCGTCAACGACCATCAGCTCGAGCTTGCTGAGCAACTCGTCGCAGAAGAAAAAGCATTGCTTGCCCGTGATATCGCTGAAGTCGAAAAACTCATCCCCATCGCGAAGAATAGAAAACTTAGCGACGAGCATATCTCCGAAGAAAAAGCGCTTGTGGCGGCACTGCGTAGCGAGATTCGCGAGGCCGCCAACCGCAGCTTTGCCAAGAAAAACCCTTTATTGTATCTTATGGGGTTTTTGCTTGCTTGGCTGCCGGTGCGTAGACACAAGGGATTGGGCAAATAGCCACACCGCTCTGGGGCCAGCCTAGCAACATAGCCCCAAAAACTGCCGACCTTCGCGTCAAAGAGAAAATGCTTGCGCAAAATTTGGCCAACACTGGCTTTAACTCTCTATACTTCACGTCCTTTTACCAACCCTGAAAGAAGGATACCCCTATGATTCGATCGTTTTTGCTGTCCATGTCGTGCTCGGCCTTCGCTCTACCTACTTTTTCATGCAGTAGCGACGATAGCAGCTCGAGCGGCGGCGAACTAATCGACAATCCTGCTGCCGCACAATCCGCGACTCAAGCAGTTGAGGATCTCAACGCCTTTCAAGCACTCAGCACCAACGAGCAAGATTCGGCGGCAATCGGTCAGGTTTACGGCTTGTTCGGGAACTATCAAAGTATGCTCAACGCAAAACTTGCGACGCAGAACAGTGCAGCGGCTCTTAGCACATCCGCCATTGACCTTTCAGAAATCGAAGCATTTTTTGCCAAAGGCGATTTTCCAGATTGCGTCACCAATGCATCTGGAACGGTAACCTACAATGACTGTTCCGTGAACGGCATCTACACCATCGATGGCACCCTCGAAGTCAGTGCGACAGGCTTTACAAGTAACCTTACCATCAGCTCA belongs to Myxococcales bacterium and includes:
- a CDS encoding glycosyltransferase, with the translated sequence MPQILHIIPSFYPSEYYGGPAESAYHLCTALAKQGYKIHVLTTNADGPERIVSASDASADRGLDAISVHYCKRIGRGDFSIEQLIRLPAAILHADLVHVHAVFTPVVLVALFFSRCFGKPVVWTPRGALMAWGRKKKRILKQLWIAVVFALVQAKRSVVHATSDDEGSMLLQEHKGVQVSVVPNGVDLPSLRMRWDSRSKKRIAFLGRLDPIKGLENLLEACHLLLESSSAKTWQLDIYGGGPEAYQLKLASQLGQLGLSNAVTLRGPVARSEKSAVFSEMDLFVLPSVSENVGLVVVEALAHGVPVIASKGSPWKILEEKRCGWWTDNTPASLANAIAAALNEDLPEWGDRGRTLVEQDFSWDSVATKLAEIYQRLLAN
- a CDS encoding FkbM family methyltransferase encodes the protein MTPMNETYLQNLEERENFFARTPFRKLIGSPGKMAKSLLIERVLQATSRTHPFTAETFWGDQMTVLLPEAVSVSIHRYGFFESDLSRMVVGYLKPGMVFFDVGAHFGYYTLLASRLVGPQGQVHAFEPTPSTRSVLKRNADDKANVSLCAEAAWDKEGVLQLQDYGTRYLAFNTLGASRLPNNIRRKIDVKEISVSTVTLDNYAKTSGVVPDLVKIDAENSELQVLAGMKALLETRKTAIAVEMGDFNDSADASSRKLSIFLRKPAISHTR
- a CDS encoding polysaccharide export protein, which produces MADRSVGVGSQDALLSSGDIFEVRVYGEKELSGEYRVGPDGTIDFPFVGHIQVAGFAPSQISESIAAKLREGDYLKSPQVSVFVKEYTSKRISVMGAVNKDGTFPITSGTTVVQAISLAGGFTPLASRNDVVVTRQSGGVLKRYKVEVESITEGTEEDFPLQAGDIIYVPERVF
- a CDS encoding polysaccharide biosynthesis tyrosine autokinase, which encodes MDSFESTMRFKDDEAIDAWKLFQRLFAQKWTIIGVALAVSTAVTLWTLKQPKIYQGTCVIEYDPNPPRPLGSEIEDVANPAVSFWQTQEWYSTQNKIIESRAISENVVKELGLDKNAKFNNVPQPKRSSFKGVSVDEAAQKLQTRLEVEQVAETRLVEVRVEDQDPKRAALLANTVANAYIDKTMQDRMGSTISALEWLSKQLDKQKQELEEAENALHDFKRTNDVLSLSLEDRQNIVANDIEKFSEALAETRTKRIELAAHLSQLKAAYNEDPLEVDIASFTEHPVISELRNSYREKQSEKDSLAVRYGISHPKMKSLDEELLSIRKQMQHEIKGLIRSVESQLREVQQTETGLRVAAKETHEAGLQLNKQGIQYNALKRQEENQSKLYSILLERTTQTDLTRMLHVTHVRVVDRALPPKSAVKPRLLLNIAIGVLLGLLLGFGAALLLVRLDSTLRSPEDVENLGATLLGVLPKINEGKDKAPNVSDGKLREAGPDSPNRDIIVHADPMSAAAECVRTIRTNLTFMATDNPFHTLAVTSSGPLEGKTTVATNLAIALAQTGKKVLLVDTDLRRPRIHKSFKVTAELGVTSVLVREVPLKAAIQSTQIPNLELLPCGPIPPNPSELLGAGEFAHLLAELRSEYDRVIFDSPPLGAVTDAAVIAPQVDGTIVVVRSNKTGREGARAALRRLRDVEAKVIGVVLNAVDLNNKSHGYGGYYYYNYEYRTSHAPASKNSNAA
- a CDS encoding oligosaccharide flippase family protein, which gives rise to MKLFGKILNSRFFRGGAFVSLNTVSGVAFGFAQIALLGRLLPPAELGAFFIVRSTASLGAAFGSFGINQMIVRYISEHVARGEHGDAKRVIRSTTVTVVAMCFLVGMVFLTVNGFLADKTGVEFLHDQAPTIIALMLAMALEMLTPGIFRGYKEFGRMALYTQLSRVLFVGVLAVAAAMGVKYELKFVTDTLLWSTALGVVFSFVDMQVRLPGGVHSICLSMRCVNAA
- a CDS encoding FkbM family methyltransferase — protein: MKQKTITVSCVTLDSFFEGKQLAKPYMVKFDVQGYELMAIKGGSELLSGAELCLVEVSVAPLYEGQATFSEIVIELERVGLLYSGNVSQQFTPDGRIAYFDALFARNYPTRSQSID